GTCCAGCCGCGGAAAATGGGGCACTGCAACAAATCCAAACACAAATAGTGTGGCGCTATGTCGCACATACGAAACGTTGATTTCAGACATTGCCCGGCGTGGACCAGACTCCCCCTGACGCGAGAACGATTCTCGACTGCACAAGGAGACAGGCCATGCTCAAGACCGTGACGTTCACCCTGATGCACTTCTGCATTGCCTTTTCGGTGACCTACGCACTGACCGGCAGCATCGCCCTTGGCGGTCTGATCGCCGCCGTCGAACCGCTTTGCAACTCGGTGGGCTTCTACTTCCATGAGAAACTCTGGCAGCGCTTCGAACGTAGGCCGGCACGCAAAATGCCCATCCCCAGGCACGCCTGGCTGCACCATCACGCCTGAGGTCATCGTCATTTCTCATCCTGCGCAGGGATCGAATCCGCAAGCGTGCTGCCATAGTGACGTTGGCTTGCGTTGTGCAGCCGAAGCAGTTCTATTGGGACGGGTAGCGCGGGTTGCCGCCGCTGCCTTGCCACAGGCCAACCGGGCCTGTTAACGGAGAAGCACCATGCAGCTGTTGTTGCGCCTGACCGCCCTGCTCGCCTTGGTCGTTGCGCCAGTCCACGCCGCCGACCTGACGGTCGAAGAGTACGGTTTCCCGCTGTCCAACCCCTTCGAAGCCACGATCGCCGGTACGCCCATCGAGCTACGCGCCGCAGTTCCGACCGATGACGATATCGACCAGAGCGACTACACCTTGCGCCTGCGCCCCGAACGCGAGTTCACCCTGCCGGACAACTTCTGGCCGGTGAAGCAACTGCGTTATCGGCTCGCCCGGCAAAGCGGCCCCGCACCGCTGATATTCATCATTTCCGGTACCGGCGCGCGCTACTCGGCAGGCAAGACCGAAGCCCTGAAGCGCCTGTTCTATGGCGCCGGCTACCATGTGGTGCAGCTGTCGTCGCCGACCAGCTATGACTTCA
This DNA window, taken from Pseudomonas sp. FeN3W, encodes the following:
- a CDS encoding DUF2061 domain-containing protein; this translates as MLKTVTFTLMHFCIAFSVTYALTGSIALGGLIAAVEPLCNSVGFYFHEKLWQRFERRPARKMPIPRHAWLHHHA